The proteins below are encoded in one region of Scleropages formosus chromosome 19, fSclFor1.1, whole genome shotgun sequence:
- the pkig gene encoding cAMP-dependent protein kinase inhibitor gamma isoform X3, with product MMDVETSYSEFISCDRTGRRNAVPDIKDEAASVGAGELTKDMSEMSLKPPEGEGPSETPPPEADGPRSEEAQAAENTS from the exons ATGATGGACGTGGAGACGTCGTACTCGGAATTCATCTCCTGCGATCGGACGGGTCGCAGGAACGCCGTGCCTGACATCAAAGACGAAGCAGCCAGCGTGGGCGCCGGCGAGCTAACCAAAGACATGTCCGAGATGAGCCTGAAACCCCCAG aGGGGGAGGGCCCTTCTGAGACTCCGCCCCCAGAAGCGGACGGACCCAGGAGCGAGGAAGCGCAGGCTGCCGAGAACACCTCTTAG
- the pkig gene encoding cAMP-dependent protein kinase inhibitor gamma isoform X2 — translation MRPLKRTSRFVKQRWCNVNSGHGQMMDVETSYSEFISCDRTGRRNAVPDIKDEAASVGAGELTKDMSEMSLKPPEGEGPSETPPPEADGPRSEEAQAAENTS, via the exons ATGAGACCTTTGAAACGAACGTCACGATTTGTCAAGCAACGCTG GTGTAATGTGAACTCTGGCCATGGGCAGATGATGGACGTGGAGACGTCGTACTCGGAATTCATCTCCTGCGATCGGACGGGTCGCAGGAACGCCGTGCCTGACATCAAAGACGAAGCAGCCAGCGTGGGCGCCGGCGAGCTAACCAAAGACATGTCCGAGATGAGCCTGAAACCCCCAG aGGGGGAGGGCCCTTCTGAGACTCCGCCCCCAGAAGCGGACGGACCCAGGAGCGAGGAAGCGCAGGCTGCCGAGAACACCTCTTAG
- the ttpal gene encoding alpha-tocopherol transfer protein-like: MAEESDFMNTGPSVGPQEGGGFPAAPPPIYTCTLTPELVVKAREELQEKPEWRLRDVQALRDMVLKEQPNLRTRLDDAFLLRFLRARKFDYDRALQLLINYHMSRRAWPEVFHDLRPSTVKHVLDRGFLTVLPHPDPHGRYILCLRPGKWKPNDYPFVDNIRAIYLTLEKLIQPEETQVNGIVILADYTGVGLTHASSIGPLLAKKVVGILQDGFPIRIKAVNIINEPRIFKGIFAIIKPFLKEKMAERYILHGSHLSSLHRNIPRCVLPEEYGGVLGDLDSSAWSRTLMDSEVEFVVEFCQPDPLEGVVFPDSMVFEGEEARGHSEDTFRGLRSQLYYCY; this comes from the exons ATGGCAGAAGAAAGTGACTTCATGAACACTGGGCCTTCGGTGGGACCTCAGGAGGGAGGTGGGTTTCCTGCAGCACCGCCACCCATTTACACCTGCACGTTGACTCCTGAGCTGGTGGTTAAGGCGcgggaggagctgcaggagaagcCAGAATGGCGGCTGCGGGACGTGCAGGCCCTGAGGGACATGGTCCTCAAGGAGCAGCCAAACCTCAGAACCCGGCTTGATGATGCCTTCCTGTTGCGATTCCTGCGTGCCCGGAAGTTTGACTATGACCGTGCTCTACAGCTGCTCATCAACTACCACATGAGCCGGCGTGCTTGGCCAGAGGTCTTCCATGACCTACGACCTTCAACCGTCAAGCACGTACTTGACCGGGGCTTCCTCACAGTTCTGCCGCACCCAGACCCACATGGCCGCTACATCCTCTGCCTCCGACCTG GGAAATGGAAACCAAACGACTACCCATTTGTTGATAACATACGTGCCATATACCTGACCTTGGAGAAACTCATCCAACCCGAGGAGACTCAGGTCAACGGGATTGTGATCCTGGCCGACTACACTGGAGTGGGCTTGACGCACGCCTCCAGCATAGGCCCCTTGCTTGCTAAGAAGGTTGTGGGTATTCTTCAG gATGGATTTCCAATTAGAATTAAAGCAGTCAACATAATAAATGAACCACGGATTTTCAAAGGAATATTTGCAATCATTAAGCCTTTCCTGAAGGAGAAAATGGCAGAAAGG TATATACTTCACGGCTCACACCTAAGCTCCCTGCACCGCAACATCCCTCGCTGTGTCCTTCCCGAGGAGTACGGCGGGGTGTTGGGTGACTTGGACTCGTCCGCGTGGTCCAGGACTCTGATGGATTCCGAGGTGGAGTTTGTGGTGGAGTTCTGCCAGCCCGATCCCCTAGAGGGTGTCGTGTTTCCGGACTCCATGGTGTTCGAGGGGGAAGAGGCGAGGGGCCACAGCGAGGACACCTTTCGAGGGCTGCGCTCCCAGCTTTACTACTGCTACTGA
- the pkig gene encoding cAMP-dependent protein kinase inhibitor gamma isoform X1 produces the protein MLGGGGGHLHVENISILCVCARSGLRHGFPTPSPTPHGPIDRTSLSGAHWTPVCRRVAEATRCRGGASLPFPPRRLLSGATRRCSTALLHFRRERTQQPLAPVSAQKHTHTQRERERERERERERATRRLHIIIVPRFPAEAAERRSEPRRLCFPALHIQHKRCNVNSGHGQMMDVETSYSEFISCDRTGRRNAVPDIKDEAASVGAGELTKDMSEMSLKPPEGEGPSETPPPEADGPRSEEAQAAENTS, from the exons ATGTtggggggcggcggggggcaCCTCCATGTTGAAAATATAtctatcctgtgtgtgtgtgcgcgttctGGGCTCAGGCATGGCTTCCCGACTCCGTCGCCAACGCCACACGGACCGATCGACCGGACCTCTCTGAGCGGCGCTCACTGGACACCAGTTTGCAGGAGAGTCGCTGAGGCGACGAGGTGTCGCGGCGGGGCTTCGCTTCCATTCCCGCCGAGGCGCTTACTTAGCGGTGCGACGCGCCGATGTTCGACAGCGCTCCTCCATTTCAGGAGAGAGCGGACGCAGCAACCGCTTGCTCCTGTTTCtgcgcagaaacacacacacacacagagagagagagagagagagagagagagagagagagagagagcgacgcGGCGGCTGCACATTATCATTGTTCCGCGTTTCCCGGCTGAGGCGGCAGAGCGCAGGTCGGAGCCTCGGCGCCTCTGCTTTCCCGCGCTGCACATCCAGCACAAACG GTGTAATGTGAACTCTGGCCATGGGCAGATGATGGACGTGGAGACGTCGTACTCGGAATTCATCTCCTGCGATCGGACGGGTCGCAGGAACGCCGTGCCTGACATCAAAGACGAAGCAGCCAGCGTGGGCGCCGGCGAGCTAACCAAAGACATGTCCGAGATGAGCCTGAAACCCCCAG aGGGGGAGGGCCCTTCTGAGACTCCGCCCCCAGAAGCGGACGGACCCAGGAGCGAGGAAGCGCAGGCTGCCGAGAACACCTCTTAG